The following are encoded together in the Bradymonas sediminis genome:
- the ffh gene encoding signal recognition particle protein — protein MFDVVAKGFRDVRNRFEGKREITEENIDGALKDIRMAMLEADVNFRIAKGFIERVKETALGEIVRVKAKAGEKVEVTPGDHFIRICHDELEKLLGPVDTSIMYSNPRLGPTKIMMVGLQGSGKTTTTGKLAKYLKEREGKKPLLVGADVYRPAAIEQLRVLAKRIDVPVHAREGGDPVEVCRESLKIAEEKGCDVILFDTAGRLAVDDVLMDELEMIVQQTKPENIFLVADAMIGQDAVNTAKEFNARLEVDGFIMTKLDGDARGGAALSIKEVTGKPIKFIGLGEDLDALEEFRPEGLANRILGFGDVMGLMDRFERTLSEEDAARAEKDAMRMLSGKFDFNDFYNQLAQISKLGSMSELMEMMPFGASMPEGAQVDDDDLAKIRAIIQSMTEQEKSHPELLTQQPNRVRRIAKGSGSPLEKVEQVIQQFNMMQGMMQQFSNMGGGFLNKIPGLKQLNQLRQMKDMDMGALMGELMGGGGPDMGGGGLPGMGGMNLPPGYTPPGHHRQAMGGPNSKSLARSKRKRKRKRTGKRKK, from the coding sequence ATGTTCGACGTAGTTGCGAAAGGTTTTCGCGACGTGCGAAATCGCTTCGAAGGAAAACGCGAGATCACCGAAGAGAATATCGACGGTGCGCTAAAAGATATACGAATGGCGATGCTTGAAGCGGACGTCAACTTCCGCATCGCGAAGGGATTTATTGAGCGGGTCAAAGAGACCGCGCTTGGTGAGATTGTTCGGGTCAAGGCAAAGGCCGGCGAAAAGGTCGAAGTCACCCCGGGTGACCACTTTATCCGGATCTGCCACGACGAGCTCGAGAAATTGCTCGGCCCGGTCGACACCTCGATCATGTATAGCAACCCGCGCCTGGGACCGACCAAGATCATGATGGTCGGCCTGCAGGGCTCCGGTAAAACGACCACCACCGGCAAGCTGGCCAAATACCTCAAAGAGCGCGAAGGCAAAAAGCCGCTATTGGTCGGCGCCGACGTCTACCGCCCGGCCGCCATCGAGCAGCTTCGCGTGCTCGCCAAGCGCATCGACGTCCCGGTTCACGCCCGTGAAGGCGGAGACCCGGTCGAAGTCTGCCGCGAGTCGCTCAAGATCGCCGAAGAGAAAGGCTGCGACGTCATCCTCTTTGACACCGCCGGACGCCTGGCGGTCGATGACGTCCTGATGGACGAGCTTGAGATGATCGTCCAGCAGACCAAGCCCGAGAATATCTTCCTGGTCGCTGACGCCATGATCGGTCAGGACGCCGTGAACACCGCCAAGGAGTTCAACGCGCGCCTCGAGGTCGACGGCTTCATCATGACCAAGCTCGACGGCGACGCCCGCGGCGGCGCGGCGCTCTCGATCAAAGAGGTCACCGGCAAACCCATCAAATTTATCGGCCTCGGCGAGGACCTCGACGCGCTCGAGGAGTTCCGCCCCGAAGGACTCGCCAACCGGATCCTCGGATTTGGCGACGTCATGGGCCTGATGGACCGCTTCGAGCGAACCCTGAGCGAAGAAGACGCCGCGCGCGCCGAAAAAGACGCGATGCGCATGCTCTCGGGCAAATTCGACTTCAACGACTTCTATAACCAGCTCGCCCAGATCTCCAAACTCGGCTCCATGAGTGAGCTGATGGAGATGATGCCCTTCGGCGCGAGCATGCCCGAAGGCGCCCAGGTCGACGACGATGACCTGGCCAAAATCCGCGCGATCATCCAGTCGATGACCGAGCAGGAGAAGAGCCACCCGGAGTTGCTCACCCAGCAGCCCAACCGCGTGCGCCGGATCGCCAAAGGTTCGGGCAGCCCGCTGGAGAAGGTCGAGCAGGTCATCCAGCAGTTCAATATGATGCAGGGGATGATGCAGCAGTTCTCCAATATGGGAGGCGGCTTCCTCAATAAGATCCCGGGCCTCAAGCAGCTCAACCAGCTCCGCCAGATGAAGGATATGGATATGGGCGCGCTGATGGGTGAATTGATGGGCGGCGGCGGCCCCGACATGGGCGGCGGCGGTCTTCCGGGCATGGGCGGCATGAATTTGCCCCCGGGCTACACCCCGCCTGGCCACCATCGCCAGGCGATGGGCGGGCCGAACTCCAAATCATTGGCGCGTTCCAAACGCAAGCGTAAACGCAAGCGCACTGGAAAACGCAAGAAGTAA